ATAACCCAGCGCTTGCTGGCAGACAACTGTTGGCGAGCCGAGATGGAGTCCATGTCTTCCTCGTGTGAGAAGGGCTTCCTTCAGGATATTGCACTGGTGGAAGCCATAAATCAGGGGCGATATTCTACATCGACGTCGTAGTCATCGTCGTCCCAATCTTCATCATCCTCGTCAGATTCTTTCGCACCCTTGCGCCTGGCACGCTGCGCCAGGCGCAACTCCTCGATTCGCTCACGCGCCTCTTCCTGCATCTGGCGCTGTGCGGCCTGCTCGGCCTCGAACAGCTCGCCATCCAACTCTTCCTGCTGCTTGCGCTCTTCGAGGTAGTCCATCAACTGACCACTGAGCACGTCGGTGCCCTCACCGCGAATTGCCGACACCCGGAATACTGGCCCGTGCCAGCCCAGCGCATTGATCACTGACTGACAGCGCTCTTCCAGCTCATCCGCGGGCACCAGATCCGTCTTGTTCAGCACCAGCCAACGCTCGCGCTTGGCCAGGGTGGGACTGAACGACGCCAGCTCATGCTCGATAGACAACGCATTCTGCGCCGGATCAGAGCCGTCAAACGGCGCCAGATCCACCAAATGCAACAGCACACGGCAGCGGGTCAAATGCTTGAGGAAGCGGATGCCCAGACCGGCGCCTTCGGCGGCCCCTTCGATCAACCCGGGGATATCGGCAATCACGAAGCTGCGGTATTTCTGCACCTTCACCACGCCGAGATTGGGCACCAGGGTGGTGAAGGGGTAATTCGCCACCTTGGGCTTGGCTGCGGAAACGGCGCGGATAAAGGTGGACTTGCCGGCATTGGGCAAGCCCAGCATGCCGACATCCGCCAGCACCTTGAGCTCCAGCTTGAGCTGGCGCCGCTCTCCCTCAGAGCCGGGGCTGGTCTGGCGCGGGGCGCGATTGGTACTGGACTTGTAACGGGTATTCCCCAGGCCGTGGAATCCACCTTGAGCGACGAGAAGCCTTTCCCCGTGCTCCAGCAGGTCCCCCAGGGTCTCCCCAGTGTCCTCATCTATGGCGGTAGTGCCCACTGGCACCTTCAACTCCAGATCTTCGCCCTTGGCACCGGTGCAGTTGCGTCCGCGTCCGGGCTCGCCATTCTGGGCCTGGTAGTTGGGCTGATAGCGGTAGTCCACCAGGGTGTTGAGTGACTCATCGGCCACCAGATATACGGAACCACCGTCGCCACCGTCACCGCCGTCGGGACCGCCCTTGGCGACGAACTTCTCACGACGAAAACTCAGACAGCCCTTACCGCCGTTGCCGGCCTGCACCTTGATTGGCGCCTCATCTACAAATTTCATGACTCTACTTACCGGATATACCGGTCTTCAGTGTAATTTGCGGCAGATCAAACAAAAAAGCCCCGCAATTGCGGGGCTTCTTTTTTTGGCGACCGCTGAGGGACGCTGAAAAGCGTAGCGAGCAAATGACTGAGGTGCCCGCCGGAGCGCAACAAGCGGAGCGTACTATAGTACGTGAGCATTGTGAGCACCGCCGGGCGCTGTCAGGCACTTGCGCAGCAGCTTTTCAGTTTCACTCAGGCTGTTTCGATGGAAACAAACTTCCGGTTATTGGCGCCTTTCACCTCAAACTTCACTACACCATCAGCGGTAGCGAACAGGGTGTGATCTTTGCCCATACCAACGTTGACACCGGCGTGGAACTTGGTGCCACGCTGACGAACGATGATGCTGCCTGCAGAGACAGCCTGACCGCCAAAGCGCTTAACGCCCAGGCGTTTACTCTCGGAATCGCGACCGTTGCGCGTACTACCGCCAGCTTTCTTATGTGCCATGAGTAGTTACTCCTCTTCTATTACCTGGTGATTAGCCTTTGATGCCAGTGATTTTGACTTCGGTGTACCACTGACGGTGGCCCTGACGAGTCATGGAGTGCTTACGACGACGGAATTTGATGATTTTCACCTTCTCACCGCGACCGTGGTTCAACACTTCAGCAGTCACCTTGGCACCATCCACGACAGGGGCGCCGATGTTGATGGAATCACCATCAACAACCATCAGAACTTTGTCGAAATCGATAGATTCGCCGGTGGCGACTTCGATCTTTTCCAGGCGCAGAACCTCGCCTTCTTCAACACGGTGCTGCTTGCCACCGCTTTCAATTACAGCGTACATATTACTATGCTCCGATATGGACGACACGAAGCAGCGGCGGGGTCTGTGACCGCACAGCCAGCATTTTGGGAGCTTGCGCCGTGTTATAAAACAAACAGATGTTAAACATCATTTCCTGCTCCGGTGACCCGACGCGACGCCATAAATAGCGGACGCACCCGGATCGAGCGGGGCGCAGATTCTAATCAATCCGCCCGATTGATACAATAGCCGCTTTTGGCACCCCCCATCCTTTTGGCGCGCCCCGAAAACGGATAGGCTTGCCGCCGATCTGAAACCATCTTTGTCTGAATCGCAGTATAAGGAACCCTGCATGTTGCCTTTCCACCAGGTAGCCGCCGACGATTTCGCGGCCGTGAACCAGCATATCCTCGACCAACTGCACTCCGACGTTCCCCTGGTGGAGAACATCGGTCACTACCTTGTGGAAGCCGGCGGCAAACGCCTGCGCCCGTTGCTGGTACTGCTGTGCAGCCGCGCGGCCGGTTATCAGGGCAACGACCATATCGGTCTCGCCACCATTATCGAGTTTATCCACACCGCGACTCTGCTCCACGACGATGTAGTAGACACATCGGATATGCGCCGCGGCCGCCTTACCGCCAATGCCCAATGGGGCAATGCGCCGGCGGTGCTGGTGGGCGATTTCCTGTATTCCCGCGCATTCCAGATGATGGTGGCGCTTGAGAATATGGGCGTCATGTCGATTCTGTCGGACACCACCAACACTATCGCCGAGGGCGAGGTACAGCAGCTGGTCAACGCGGGCGACCCGGCGGTGACCGAGGCCAATTACCTGAACGTTATCCACAAGAAGACCGGCGCCTTGTTCGAGGCGGCCTGTGAGACGGCGGCGGTACTTTCGGGCTGCACTGCGGAGCAACAGGAATCCCTGAAGCTCTACGGCCGCCATCTGGGCTCTGCCTTCCAGCTGGTGGACGATGCGCTGGACTACCGCGGCAATTCGGAAGAGCTGGGCAAAAACGTGGGTGACGATCTGGCGGAAGGCAAACCCACCCTGCCACTGATCTATGCAATGGCGCACGGCACTGCCGAACAAGCGACACTGGTAAGAGAAGCCATCGAACAGAAAAGTTCTGAGAAACTGACCGAGATTGTGGCTGCCATCGACGCCTGTGGTGCGCTGGATTACACCTTTGACCGCGCCAAAAAAGAGGTAAAACTCGCGCTGGAAAAGCTGGAGTTTTTGCCGGAAGGTGAATACAAGACTGCGCTGCGGCAGTTGGCGGAATTTTCGATTGAGCGGACCGTGTAGCCCAGCGCACCACGCAGGAAAAAGCCCCGGAGTGAATTCGGGGCTTTTTGGTTGTTGGGGCCTTTATAACATTTGGTGGCGGCAGGGCACCGGGTGGAAGGTTTCGAAACCGCTGTGAATACATCCCTGTACGCTGCGTCAGCGACGTCCCTGTCGCTGACGCTTTCGAAACCTTCCACCCGGCACCCTACCTTCGCATCAGATTTTTGACTTCGCCCCACCAACCTACTACTGGTTGTGTAAACCACGAAACTGTAATGCGAAGGCCCTGATATCGGGTACTGCCTTGCGAGACCTTCTAAAACAGGGACGTTTTAGAAGAGCCCCCATGGATGGGTTCACGGCGTGTCTCGCGAGGCAGTACCCGGATAGCAGGGCCGCCACTAAACCCCGCTACAAAGTGCAACAGGAGTCACAACGAAGCACCAGCCCAAAACCCACTACCCGCGAATCAGACCAAGCAGCTCTTCGGTCTTGGCCTTCATCAACGCCTCATCCCCACGGGATTCCACATTCAGGCGAACCACCGGCTCGGTGTTGGACATACGCAGATTGAAGCGCCAATCATCAAAGGCGACACTCAGGCCATCCACATGCTCAACACTGTTGGCGCCATCGGCATATTTCTCTTCCGCCGCCTTCAGTAGCGCTGCCGGATCTTCCACCTTGGAATTGATCTCACCACTGCAAGGGAAAGCCGCCATACGCTCCCCCACCAACTGAGACAACGGCTTGCCGGCACGGCTCACCAGCTCCGCCACCAGTAACCACGGAATCATGCCGCTGTCGCAATAGGCAAAATCACGGAAATAATGGTGCGCACTCATCTCACCACCGTAAATTGCATCTTCTTTACGCATCCGCTCCTTGATAAACGCATGGCCGGTCTTGCTCTGTACCGGCTCACCGCCAGCAGCGCGCACGATATCCTCGGTATTCCAGGTCAGACGCGGATCGTGAACCACATTGGCACCCGGGTGCTTGACCAGGAAAGCCTCCGCCAGCAGGCCGACAACATAGTAACCTTCGATGAAATCACCGTTTTCATCAAAGAAGAAACAGCGGTCAAAGTCACCATCCCAGGCGATACCGAAATCCGCTCCACTTTCACGCACCGCCGCTGCGGTGGATTCGCGGTTTTCCGTCAGGATCGGGTTGGGGATACCGTTGGGGAAATTGCCATCCGCCTCATGGTGCACACGCACAAATTCAAACGGCAGGCTCGGCGCCAGTGCATCCACCACCGAACCAGCACCACCGTTCCCCGCATTGACCACCAGCTTCAGCGGCTTCAATGCAGAGGTATCTACATAACCCAGCAGGTGCTTGACGAAATCTTCACGGTGCGCATAGGAGTGCAGTTCGCCGCGCTTTTCGACTTCCGCAAAGTTGTTTTCTTCCGCCAGGCGCTTGATATCCAACAGGCCGGTATCGCCACT
The Microbulbifer celer DNA segment above includes these coding regions:
- the rpmA gene encoding 50S ribosomal protein L27; the protein is MAHKKAGGSTRNGRDSESKRLGVKRFGGQAVSAGSIIVRQRGTKFHAGVNVGMGKDHTLFATADGVVKFEVKGANNRKFVSIETA
- a CDS encoding phosphohexomutase domain-containing protein, which produces MTELTCFKAYDLRGRVPDELNTDVAYRVGRAFAQFLDARRVVVGHDIRLTSAELTDALANGLRDAGADVFHIGECGTEEIYFSTFHGDFDGGICVTASHNPMDYNGMKFVRAGSRPISGDTGLLDIKRLAEENNFAEVEKRGELHSYAHREDFVKHLLGYVDTSALKPLKLVVNAGNGGAGSVVDALAPSLPFEFVRVHHEADGNFPNGIPNPILTENRESTAAAVRESGADFGIAWDGDFDRCFFFDENGDFIEGYYVVGLLAEAFLVKHPGANVVHDPRLTWNTEDIVRAAGGEPVQSKTGHAFIKERMRKEDAIYGGEMSAHHYFRDFAYCDSGMIPWLLVAELVSRAGKPLSQLVGERMAAFPCSGEINSKVEDPAALLKAAEEKYADGANSVEHVDGLSVAFDDWRFNLRMSNTEPVVRLNVESRGDEALMKAKTEELLGLIRG
- the cgtA gene encoding Obg family GTPase CgtA, whose translation is MKFVDEAPIKVQAGNGGKGCLSFRREKFVAKGGPDGGDGGDGGSVYLVADESLNTLVDYRYQPNYQAQNGEPGRGRNCTGAKGEDLELKVPVGTTAIDEDTGETLGDLLEHGERLLVAQGGFHGLGNTRYKSSTNRAPRQTSPGSEGERRQLKLELKVLADVGMLGLPNAGKSTFIRAVSAAKPKVANYPFTTLVPNLGVVKVQKYRSFVIADIPGLIEGAAEGAGLGIRFLKHLTRCRVLLHLVDLAPFDGSDPAQNALSIEHELASFSPTLAKRERWLVLNKTDLVPADELEERCQSVINALGWHGPVFRVSAIRGEGTDVLSGQLMDYLEERKQQEELDGELFEAEQAAQRQMQEEARERIEELRLAQRARRKGAKESDEDDEDWDDDDYDVDVEYRP
- the rplU gene encoding 50S ribosomal protein L21, which gives rise to MYAVIESGGKQHRVEEGEVLRLEKIEVATGESIDFDKVLMVVDGDSINIGAPVVDGAKVTAEVLNHGRGEKVKIIKFRRRKHSMTRQGHRQWYTEVKITGIKG
- the ispB gene encoding octaprenyl diphosphate synthase produces the protein MLPFHQVAADDFAAVNQHILDQLHSDVPLVENIGHYLVEAGGKRLRPLLVLLCSRAAGYQGNDHIGLATIIEFIHTATLLHDDVVDTSDMRRGRLTANAQWGNAPAVLVGDFLYSRAFQMMVALENMGVMSILSDTTNTIAEGEVQQLVNAGDPAVTEANYLNVIHKKTGALFEAACETAAVLSGCTAEQQESLKLYGRHLGSAFQLVDDALDYRGNSEELGKNVGDDLAEGKPTLPLIYAMAHGTAEQATLVREAIEQKSSEKLTEIVAAIDACGALDYTFDRAKKEVKLALEKLEFLPEGEYKTALRQLAEFSIERTV